A single Cyclopterus lumpus isolate fCycLum1 chromosome 15, fCycLum1.pri, whole genome shotgun sequence DNA region contains:
- the dact2 gene encoding dapper homolog 2, translated as MLSRKGSCAGMMGAAVGVDRSRVGERLQAALAGLQELHLLKDRQSDMVSWALRMDREKPVTAVLADPESLRTMGAEEQRLEATLTTLKQQLSRLRKQDVGLKSHLQQLDQQISELKLDVSKASTDQLESDSRPSSGFYELSDGGSCSLSNSCTSVYSECLSSSQTSLLLSPMSPANSHISPPSQVDVIRRRSADESSTQTNPPRANGLHLGSSRIRLSTEKARPRPVSTGDLDRMIAQGPSYYKSVDAKKPSMCSNLRTSTVDPKFHSNLVSRSGTEVYRYPSPLHAVALQSPIFSHGGEPATPGLIEGQGPLAVGGSDTLQRAQIGYETKNLGYIDKLLLRSLSKIQSEMGTETLLTRGGYHRRPTEILTVFPEVSQKDLSMLQPLPAPAADITPLDSNQKIHCTTFFSQEPADKAKHNKSVRAPEVSYRYSYPAAMRDYNADEVTTLSLRKNDKPQGDHACVARGHPESVPQERKVYRQRSGMAHSSSTEESQSSEVYAGHTTSPEFVHAEFVPAGSQRVKVRQADRKTKAVKLRRKSNEKPRAMRQQHGYSSGERTIEASGGTKGEQRRSGKGQTTQKLTTSHAEERRQGSGSDSSHCSPGFMYTHKVRPKPHPIPTVVKSSKSRRLQCLGYEQPVEQRKRRQGAAKWPSDVEMFHASCVQHHVQVPGSMQMVRSISAKSGQWIGPPRSFQSSNPFLHNLNARYPPAAFNSSSHYPPRCESEYSAECASLFHSTIAESSEGEMSDKTTNRFGDSESSQSVQSSDSDSSLSLDEEDQVDSQEERGLVWAEAALGPTAAGQPLQQLQRLQHLPRPAPSACRIKASRALKKKIRRFQPASLKVMTLV; from the exons ATGCTGAGCAGAAAGGGGTCTTGTGCGGGGATGATGGGCGCTGCGGTCGGAGTAGACCGCAGCAGGGTCGGGGAGAGGCTGCAGGCTGCACTGGCCGGGCTGCAGGAGCTGCATCTGCTGAAGGACCGACAGAGCGACATGGTGAGCTGGGCGTTGAGGATGGACCGCGAGAAGCCGGTCACTGCTGTCCTCGCAGACCCGGAGAGTCTCCGGACGATGGGGGCCGAGGAACAGCGGCTGGAGGCGACCCTGACAACCCTGAAGCAACAGCTG TCTCGTCTTCGGAAACAGGATGTAGGCCTGAAGAGTCActtgcagcagctggaccaACAGATCAGTGAGTTGAAGCTGGATGTGAGCAAGGCCTCCACAGATCAGCTGGAGAGTGACAGCCGGCCAAGTTCAG GTTTCTATGAGCTCAGTGATGGCGGCTCTTGCTCGTTGTCCAACTCCTGCACCTCCGTGTACAGCGAGTGTCTGTCATCCTCCCAGACGagccttctcctctctcccatGAGTCCTGCTAATTCCCACATCAGCCCGCCATCACAAGTAGACGTAATCCGCCGGCGCTCTGCCGATGAGAGCTCAACCCAGACCAACCCTCCGCGGGCCAACGGCCTCCATCTGGGCAGCAGCAGGATCCGACTAAGCACCGAAAAGGCTCGGCCAAGACCTGTGTCAACAG GGGATCTTGATAGGATGATTGCTCAAGGACCAAGCTACTACAAATCTGTGGATGCAAAGAAACCATCAATGTGCTCAAACCTGAGGACCTCCACCGTAGACCCCAAATTTCACAGCAACCTGGTGTCCCGCAGTGGGACAGAAGTGTACCGCTACCCGAGCCCCCTGCACGCTGTCGCTCTCCAGAGCCCAATCTTTTCCCACGGGGGAGAACCAGCCACACCTGGACTTATAGAGGGGCAAGGACCCCTTGCAGTGGGCGGTTCTGACACCCTCCAAAGGGCACAAATAGGTTATGAGACCAAGAACCTTGGTTACATTGACAAACTCCTCCTGCGCAGCTTGAGCAAAATCCAGAGTGAAATGGGCACAGAGACTCTGCTGACACGCGGTGGCTATCACAGGAGGCCCACTGAGATTTTAACTGTGTTTCCCGAAGTGTCTCAGAAAGACTTGTCAATGCTGCAGCCTCTTCCAGCCCCGGCCGCAGACATCACTCCACTAGATAGCAACCAGAAGATACACTGTACAACATTCTTCAGCCAAGAGCCAGCTGATAAGGCAAAGCACAATAAATCAGTAAGAGCCCCGGAGGTTTCCTACCGATACTCCTATCCTGCTGCCATGAGGGATTACAACGCAGATGAGGTCACCACTTTATCTCTGAGAAAGAATGATAAACCACAAGGAGACCATGCTTGTGTAGCGAGAGGCCATCCAGAGTCCGTGCCCCAAGAGAGAAAGGTCTATAGACAAAGATCGGGGATGGCCCACAGCTCCAGCACAGAGGAGAGTCAGAGCTCTGAGGTTTATGCCGGTCACACAACTTCCCCAGAGTTTGTCCATGCTGAATTTGTGCCTGCTGGATCTCAGAGGGTcaaggtgagacaggcagaccgTAAAACCAAAGCCGTGAAACTGAGAAGAAAAAGCAATGAGAAGCCGAGAGCAATGAGGCAGCAACACGGCTACTCCTCGGGTGAAAGGACCATAGAGGCCAGTGGTGGAACCAAGGGGGAACAGAGAAGATCAGGAAAAGGACAAACTACCCAGAAACTGACCACCAGTCACGCAGAGGAGCGCAGACAGGGCTCAGGCTCCGACTCCAGCCACTGCAGCCCGGGTTTCATGTACACCCACAAGGTCCGTCCTAAGCCACATCCCATCCCTACTGTTGTGAAGTCCAGCAAAAGCCGCAGACTGCAGTGTCTTGGGTACGAGCAGCCAGTCgagcagagaaagaggaggcagGGGGCTGCCAAATGGCCATCCGATGTGGAGATGTTCCACGCCTCATGTGTTCAACATCATGTTCAGGTACCAGGGAGCATGCAGATGGTCCGCAGTATAAGTGCCAAGTCAGGACAGTGGATAGGACCTCCTCGCTCCTTCCAGTCCTCTAACCCTTTCCTCCACAATCTTAATGCCAGATACCCTCCAGCAGCCTTCAACAGCTCCAGCCACTACCCACCCAGGTGCGAGTCAGAGTACTCTGCCGAATGTGCCTCACTGTTTCACTCCACCATTGCTGAAAGTAGTGAGGGGGAGATGAGCGATAAAACCACCAACCGCTTTGGAGATAGCGAGTCGAGCCAGAGCGTTCAGTCCTCGGACTCTGACAGCAGCCTGTCCCTGGACGAGGAAGACCAGGTGGACAGCCAGGAGGAGAGAGGTCTGGTGTGGGCTGAGGCTGCTCTGGGGCCCACCGCAGCTGGACAACccctccagcagctccagcgGCTCCAGCATCTCCCGCGCCCCGCGCCATCAGCCTGCCGCATCAAAGCTTCCCGAGCCCTGAAGAAGAAGATTCGTCGGTTCCAGCCGGCCTCCCTGAAGGTCATGACCCTAGTGTAG